The DNA region GGGTTCAAAGTGGGCTTTTAGGAGTCGGGGGTCAAAATATTTGattgagaagaagagagggCTTTGAGTTCAGGCTGGCCCATCCCTTATAAAATAGGCCTGAGCCCATCGATTATGATGTCTCAATCACTGGGCACTTCAGTTATGATCCATTTGTGTTCCAAGTTACCGGTTTTTTACTAATTTACGTGTAAGGCAACATTAAATTGTATAAAAACATCTTCGGAGAGAAACCGGCGACTCGATATATGTTATGCAATCGAAAAAGGGCAATTACCGAATTTTTTCGGGGAGAATGTGATGAAAGTAATACAGTTACCCAAAGGGCCTTCAGATATTGGTGGAGAGAAGGAATTGACTGGGGAGACGAGATCGATTTGTGACTGAGGTGGAAGGAAAAACTAATAACAGGGTTCCATTAGAAGGGAGAAATTGGAAATTGGGGATTTGTCGACATTTTGTCcattttctgaaaattataaaattcaaaGTTATGGTTCTGTAAACTGACATGTTCGGTTGGAGTATAATGCTAACCGGAATTCAAGTAGCATGACAAGGGTGGCCTTTCCTAGTTGGTCCATGTTATTAGCTCATCCTTAGGTGCACcccaatataataaaaatatatctgGCCGCAAAAAGTATATAAAGAGAGAATTATGAACATGAGATTGttatggccaaaaaaaaaatgagattgTCATTTTCTATCGGCTCATTGTGTACGGATGTAAATTTTCCAACGAAAATCTATCAGCATAGAAGTTGTCACCGAccatggttttttttttttttttgccgatCACCCTATAATTTTCGTTTTGTTTAATTAAATCAACTGGCAAAACAAGTGAAAACCTCTTTTCTAAGAATGGTTTTAGGCATATTGGTGAAGGAAACGTCCCAcacaaaatacaaattatttgttttataGAATCAACTTGAGAAAGAAATCCCTCTTGGCCCCCCACACCCATTCCCCCCCGCCCCTCATTGAACAGCCTTCGCCATGCCAAAAGCAGCAGCGGAAGCAACAGCACCGATAAGGGCCGTCTGGAGGGCACTCCTGAAGGGCTTATCTCCAGTGAAGTAGCCCTTGGCATACCCGAATATCAACAGTGCCACCAGCGTTAGGATGACTGATGCTACCACAGCTTCACTTGCCCTGGGTATGAACATGTATGGAACTAAGGGCACCATCCCCCCCAGTACGTACGCAATCGCTATAGTCAGGGCACTGTGCAGGGCCCTCCTCGGGTCCGGCTTCTCCAATCCCAGCTCAAACCTGCAAATATCAGATCAGGTATTCATATGGATCGGGTCCTGCAGTGAAAACATTTTTTGAAGAATTGAAGCCATAGTTGGCTGGCTGCCTAAAAAGAATCAAGCAAGTTGTGTGGCTGATTCTATTCCATTTTGTTCCATTATTAATCTCTAACAAACAAGACCTGAGGGGATTGAATCCATTCCGTCGTGCAAATGAAGCCAGAAAAAGCCGGGAATCATTTGACACCATTGATCATAACCATTTCCTCTATCTCAATCCAATTGCTTCTCCGTTTacacttttattttctccttgggaccaaaaaaattgacgaaatTGAGAGAGACTATGATGAACCAGCCGGCCAAATAAAAGAGAGCGCGATATCGAATAAAGGCATGAGGGAAATTCAATTGTGCAGTGAGGACGCCATGCCACCCGCCCCTTGTACCACAGTACCACTATAGGGAGAAAGGGTGAGAAAGGGAAGGAGTCGGGACAACGGAAGGCATGGTACCCCGAGGGCACGATAGAAGCTCTAATGGCATGAAGACATGGGCAACTGAGAGAAGGGAAGCCAGACCCGACTTTATAAAGTAAACCATGTTGTATGGTATTGTATTGGTCAGGGGGAAGAGCCCACCTGTAATAAAGGCAAAAGAAGTGAAGAGAGTAGATCATGTCCCAGTCCCGAGTCCACGTTTGGACTGTTCAATTTGGCTTTTGCCTTTGTCACTGGCCCAACCAATTAGACCACTTGTTGGTTATCATGTTTCAACTTTACATGTTGGGATTGAGATTTGTTTCAGTCAGGTTAATGTCCAACGAAGCAAAGTTCAAGTAATCTTTCCATGAGATGCCGATAAATTTGGAACCTTTATTGTCATGAGGAGTTGATAAGGGCCCGGTATCTATTCGATCAATACTTAAGAGTGAATCCCATGATAAGCAAATGGACAGAACAGACTCAATACTATTTGTATAGGCTGGATATTAGAATGGGAAATTGAGTTTGAaagacaaataaaatattagaaatataTCTGATTTCAGGTTTgccaatgtaaattttgtattttcctatAAAATAAGGTCAATAAGAAATGGGAAGACAAGTGAAGGTGAGAAgtgaaaaataatgtttttgAAAGTGACAGGGCTTCCTCGTGGCTAAGACCTAGTCCACGTCCGAACACGATTACCGCCaactaataaattaaagatattcgtgttaaaaaaaaaaagaaacagtgAAAGTGAAAGTGTATtatctttttatataaatctGAGAACTACTttgttgattttaaaaaatttcaaaagtgttatatatattattttaatcttAAACAAGCAACTTAGAAAATTGTTTTCCAGAAACATTTCTTTTAGATAActtctgaaaacaaaattgaGAAGAATTCCAAAAAATTATGATGTATCTTCACGAAACCTTCATCGGACCcacaagaaagagagagtaaAAAGAGACGAGACAACACTTGAGAATCAAGATGCCATCACTtgtcaaaaatcaaaataatatttcgtttttcttttcttttgttcttctttttatttttattttttttaagtaggaggtgctctctctctctctggctCAGTATACTCAGGAAGAACTATCGCAGCAGCTGTTGCTGCTTGCTGGCCAAGAATCTTCGTTAATAATTCATAAATGTCCATCCAGAGAGAGACCTTttcttgtatatttattttttcaaatctgaATGCAAGTGTAGTACCTACCCTTCAATGTGCATGATCACATGATCAATGCAAATGGATGGGATTATATCTATCATGATCAGACTTCAATGATTAACTAAAGCTATCAACTTACTTCATCATGAAATCAAGCCAAGCTTGGGGCCTCTTCCTGAGGGCGCTGACGACTGGTCCATACTCGTGCGGCTCTATCCCAAACTGTGCTAGTATCTCTGCCACCTCTGCTGCCTCTGCAATAATCCTACGACTTTCATCATTCTCTAAGACGCTGTCACACAGAGTCTTAATTCAATAAGTGCAAGTTATAGCTGTTTGATTATAGACAATGGCAATCGATCAATTGACACGCATGAATCCCGATACTAGGTCATGTTCTTCTGTTTTATGGATCAATTTGAATCTATTGCCAATGTCAaatgatcaaagcaagcaTAAATACATGAGTAAGGCAAGTGGTGCAGAACCTGTATCGGGGACGGAGATAATCTCGTCCTGTTCCCGTTTGAGCTCTCTCACATAGTGGTCAGCCTCGCTTTTAGCTGCAAGATACCTGCCAGCCAACCCCTCACTTATCACGTCACATCACATCACATTGCGAATATGCATAATATATAAGTCACCTGAATTTGTCAGACAAAATTATAGGCTTTTCTTCAATATGGATATGGACcataattaaataagaaatcGCTTAATCAGATAATAGAGACTTGTTCCAAGATAAATTACTCCTTGTGGGCACGCTTGAGGATAGAGGATATGAAATACAGTAAACCCGTGATCTTTTCAATTAGGGGGACAAAAATATCAATATGTAGCATCAAATCAGAcaatataaagaaatattaaagCCTAACGAGAGAGAAGGCTTTCATTTTCCCGAGAAACAAACATACGCATGTTCATGACTTGACTTGATCAAACCCCATGCACAGAGAAACTTTTCACTCATTTTCTCGGGAAATAGCACGCATGACCGGCACATTTGACGTCTGGCATTCCAATTCACGCATTCGATCACTCATAGATCAGCGTCCATATGCATATTTATTACGTCACTACGGGATGCAGAATATACACGTATGTAGACACATAAGAAAGGGTCCAGAAGGTGATGGTTAAAAACGCATGGAAACCTATTAAACCGGCCACAAAGTTGCAGAAATAAAGCTTCCCGGTGGACGATGCTGCAGACAATATTGATTTCGATTGCCGATTGAAAAGAATTAAAGCTTCCCGGTGTCATGATATGTAAAGTTTGCTTCATGACCTATTCCCAGCAAGTATCTCGAAACCCCAACGTAGCCGAAAGTATTAGTCTAGTAAATGAAGCCAAGAACTGATAGCCAGTCCTCGTCTTCCGTTGATAATCAAAGTGTTACTCTAACATAATAATTCGGAAAAAGCTATCGGTATCTGTAAAGGTTGGAGCCGTCAGTGACAATCAATCGACTAGGCATAAGTTGAAATTCTTTCTGCGAGTAAACATAGGCCTGATCAGGAATGTATGAAGGTAGAGAGTTTGTACACTACCCGCCGAGGCCCATGGAGATGGCGCCGGCGGCGACCTCGGCGATACCGGCGGTGAGGACGATGGAGGAGGTGGCATTGGCACCAGAGAGGCCGGCGGCGAGGGCGAAGGGGACGGTGAGGCCGTCGGAGACGCCGATGATTATGTCGCGGACGACATCGCCGGCGGTGAAGTGGGTCTCCTCGTGGCTGTTGAGCAACCGCCGCTTCTCCGGTTCGACGCCGTCTCTGCTGTCAGCCATTGAAGCCGAAGGAAAGGGCAGGACTTACACCGACCGAAACGAcgaagagagagatagagagagagggatttGATTTGAACTTTGTAATGATTAAAGAGTGTGTCGgcatgtaaataaataaacgaaGGGAGAAAGGATTTGATGTGGGCGAGTGACTGGACCGAGTGAGAGCAAGACACGGCAGATTCCCCGAAAAGGTCAAGTGGAACAGAAAAGCGACATCGTTTTTATCCGCATTGGatattccccccccccccccccccccccctccgcCCCCTTTTGTGGCCGGGCATTGGATTGGATCAGTTGgccaaaggaaaaataattaagattAGTAACTAAACAAAATTGTTATGGACTGTTTACTGATACATAAAACACGAACTAGAACAAAAGAAATTGTCAACCAAAAGGCCAAGGAGGTTCACATCCGCGTTAAGGGATGATCGGATAGTTCCGAACAATAAAGTGCCATGAAATGTTTTTCTATAACGGTTAATATTCGAATGAAGTTTATTCATCCAGATTTTTTAAGCGCCGAGATTCTATTTGATTTTTGTGTAATAAGGGGGACACATGAAAGAAAGAGGCACTAGGGTCGCCATCCGTAACACATGGGATCTGAGATTTGATGATCCGAATCTTCCGTTTTTTGTTTGCTCAAAATCATGATCCGAATCTCATCTTTCTATTTAACAATGTTCGGATTTTCAGCAATTGGTAAGGAAATTCTTTAAtcaacgaaagaaaaaagagaaattatttTGGCATTGGAAGAAAGAGGATCTCTGGACCCCTAATTTGATAGGGCCAGCACacgattttctatttttcgtatgaaaaattattacaataatctttttcatttcaaaCATAATTTTATTGCTAAAAGCAGCCACTGTAGGAATaagcttttttatttatttatttatttattttctttaaagtTATGAGGATTTATCCAAAACTGGAAAGAGCACATCACAAAATCTTCAAGGAAACAGATACATAATAATTGGAGGGATCCTCCTAGGCAGACTAAATCTAGCAGCATTATGATATTTCGATCAAAATCCTCTACTGTTCCACATGTGCCCGGTAAAAGCCAGGGGGAGGATCCTCAAGGCATAATAATTCCATGTAGATGCTAGACATTTGACGCGAAACAAAGCAAGAGTCTTTGATTGctaataaaattttgtatgagatatcaattaaaaaatttgacaaTTTGTTATTAGTGCCTAAAatttccaaatcttcaaatccAATTACAAAATCTTTCTTTGTCAATTAAGTATGGGTTACTCAACTAAGTAGGAccaaatttgatattattaacTTTTACTAAGacatataagaaaattttgggGGCAAAAACAAATCTTGAAAAAAGTTAGGCGGGGGAGGAGGGAAGGGAAGGAGGGGAtgcatttcataatttacGAGGAAAAATCTTcaagtattttttattttaattaatgagaTGTTGCAAACTTTCAGCGGGGGCATCCCCCACGCGCAGGCGCCTCCGTCCCTGCACGCATGTATATTTTGGTTGCTGTGCAGGAAACTTCCATGCATAAGCTTTTGCATACTTCCTTTTATAATTACTCAAGATATATGGATACGACCACGGATGAATCGAGGAGTGCTGGTGGCAGCACTTTCCCCGTAAACGATCTTATATTATTTGCTCTTTCTAAGTCTAAATCCTAAGACTGTCCCTGCACTCTACTACCCAACTTATTAATAGCAGAAGGTACACCAATCGAGTAAAATTACATGACTCCTATCATACTGCATTTCTTTATGAGATGAGATTGAGGTTATAATTGATAACTCAAATTAAGTACTGAATTTAATCATTCTGCATTTAATTGAGTTAAGTTTGTTTGATAAcacaatatgaaaattgacTCAATTTAATGAGTAAGTCAAAAAAATGCTCAATCATTTAAAGTAATCCAATAGCTACTTATTCATTCTAGTCTATTTGTGTTCTATCACTCAGCAGAGGCGACTTTTGGCTTATTTACAGCGATGCCCCTGAAgtattttgattttgcaatCTGGTCCATTTCCCAAATCTTGGCCAGAATGTTAGAGAGAAAGAAATAAGGGCACGGAGGGGTTCGAAACTCGATCAAAGGCAAGGTGATGCGAACCTCGACGAACCTGCCAtgagacccaacaacaatagaatgagatcaaacccgggatcgtccaatgaaggtttcaaggatagggaatattgacccgatgactataaagagtcacaaaccaatattataaacgaAATATTGACTCGCTAACTATAAAGTGCTAGAAACTAATATTATAAACGTCGGGAAT from Punica granatum isolate Tunisia-2019 chromosome 3, ASM765513v2, whole genome shotgun sequence includes:
- the LOC116198760 gene encoding vacuolar iron transporter 1, which translates into the protein MADSRDGVEPEKRRLLNSHEETHFTAGDVVRDIIIGVSDGLTVPFALAAGLSGANATSSIVLTAGIAEVAAGAISMGLGGYLAAKSEADHYVRELKREQDEIISVPDTEAAEVAEILAQFGIEPHEYGPVVSALRKRPQAWLDFMMKFELGLEKPDPRRALHSALTIAIAYVLGGMVPLVPYMFIPRASEAVVASVILTLVALLIFGYAKGYFTGDKPFRSALQTALIGAVASAAAFGMAKAVQ